In one Mus caroli chromosome 14, CAROLI_EIJ_v1.1, whole genome shotgun sequence genomic region, the following are encoded:
- the Ttc5 gene encoding tetratricopeptide repeat protein 5 isoform X1 encodes MMADEEEEAKHVLQKLQGLVDRLYCFRDSYFETHSVEDAGRKQQDVQEEMEKTLQQMEEVLGSVQVEAQALMLKGKALNVTPDYSPEAEVLLSKAVKLEPELVEAWNQLGEVYWKKGDVASAHTCFSGALTHCKNKVSLQNLSMVLRQLQTDSGDEHSRHVMDSVRQAKLAVQMDVLDGRSWYILGNAYLSLYFNTGQNPKISQQALSAYAQAEKVDRKATSNPDLHLNRATLHKYEESYGEALEGFSQAAVLDPAWPEPQQREQQLLEFLSKLTSLLESKGKTKPKKLQSMLGSLRPAHLGPCGDGRYQSASGQKVTLELKPLSTLQPGVNSGTVVLGKVVFSLTTEEKVPFTFGLVDSDGPCYAVMVYNVVQSWGVLIGDSVAIPEPNLRHHQIRHKGKDYSFSSVRVETPLLLVVNGKPQNSSSQASATVASRPQCE; translated from the exons GGACTGGTGGATCGGCTCTACTGTTTTCGAGACAGTTACTTTGAGACGCATAGTGTCGAAGATGCAGGACGGAAGCAGCAGGATGtgcaggaagagatggagaagaccCTGCAGCAGATGGAGGAAGTACTTG GTTCTGTCCAGGTTGAGGCACAGGCTCTGATGCTGAAGGGGAAGGCACTGAATGTGACTCCTGATTATAGCCCTGAGGCCGAGGTGCTTCTCTCAAAGGCCGTGAAGCTGGAGCCTGAGCTGGTGGAAGCCTGGAACCAGCTGGGTGAGGTGTACTGGAAGAAAGGAGATGTCGCGTCTGCCCACACCTGCTTCTCAGGAGCCCTCACCCAC TGCAAGAACAAAGTCTCTCTGCAGAACTTGTCCATGGTGCTCCGCCAGTTGCAGACAGACTCTGGAGATGAACATTCTCGCCACGTCATGGACAGCGTCCGGCAGGCTAAGTTGGCTGTGCAGATGGATGTCCTTGATGGCCGCTCCTGGT ATATCCTGGGGAATGCatatctttctctttatttcaataCTGGCCAGAACCCTAAGATCTCCCAGCAAGCCCTCAGTGCCTATGCTCAAGCA GAGAAGGTGGACAGGAAAGCGACTAGCAACCCTGACCTTCATCTCAACAGGGCGACG TTACATAAATATGAGGAGAGTTATGGGGAGGCCCTTGAGGGTTTCTCTCAGGCTGCAGTGCTGGACCCTGCATGGCCAGAGCCCCAGCAACGAGAACAGCAACTACTGGAATTCCTCAGTAAGCTAACCAGCCTCCTGGAGAGCAAG GGGAAGACGAAGCCCAAGAAGCTGCAGAGCATGCTGGGAAGCTTGCGTCCAGCTCATCTGGGCCCTTGTGGTGATGGGCGCTATCAATCAGCCTCTGGGCAGAAGGTGACCCTGGAGCTTAAGCCACTGAGCACGCTGCAGCCTGGTGTGAACAGTGGCACCGTGGTCCTGGGAAAGGTGGTGTTCAGCCTGACCACAGAGGAGAAAGTCCCCTT CACGTTTGGCTTGGTAGATTCGGATGGTCCCTGCTATGCAGTGATGGTGTATAATGTGGTGCAGAGCTGGGGAGTGCTCATTGGGGACTCTGTAGCTATTCCTGAGCCCAACCTTCGGCATCATCAAATCCGGCACAAGGGAAAG GACTATTCCTTCTCCAGCGTGCGCGTGGAAACGCCTCTTCTGCTGGTGGTGAATGGAAAGCCACAGAACTCCAGCAGCCAAGCCTCTGCCACAGTAGCTTCAAGGCCACAGTGTGAATGA
- the Ttc5 gene encoding tetratricopeptide repeat protein 5 isoform X2 produces the protein MSRLPTPASQEPSPTARTKSLCRTCPWCSASCRQTLEMNILATSWTASGRLSWLCRWMSLMAAPGEKVDRKATSNPDLHLNRATLHKYEESYGEALEGFSQAAVLDPAWPEPQQREQQLLEFLSKLTSLLESKGKTKPKKLQSMLGSLRPAHLGPCGDGRYQSASGQKVTLELKPLSTLQPGVNSGTVVLGKVVFSLTTEEKVPFTFGLVDSDGPCYAVMVYNVVQSWGVLIGDSVAIPEPNLRHHQIRHKGKDYSFSSVRVETPLLLVVNGKPQNSSSQASATVASRPQCE, from the exons ATGTCGCGTCTGCCCACACCTGCTTCTCAGGAGCCCTCACCCAC TGCAAGAACAAAGTCTCTCTGCAGAACTTGTCCATGGTGCTCCGCCAGTTGCAGACAGACTCTGGAGATGAACATTCTCGCCACGTCATGGACAGCGTCCGGCAGGCTAAGTTGGCTGTGCAGATGGATGTCCTTGATGGCCGCTCCTGGT GAGAAGGTGGACAGGAAAGCGACTAGCAACCCTGACCTTCATCTCAACAGGGCGACG TTACATAAATATGAGGAGAGTTATGGGGAGGCCCTTGAGGGTTTCTCTCAGGCTGCAGTGCTGGACCCTGCATGGCCAGAGCCCCAGCAACGAGAACAGCAACTACTGGAATTCCTCAGTAAGCTAACCAGCCTCCTGGAGAGCAAG GGGAAGACGAAGCCCAAGAAGCTGCAGAGCATGCTGGGAAGCTTGCGTCCAGCTCATCTGGGCCCTTGTGGTGATGGGCGCTATCAATCAGCCTCTGGGCAGAAGGTGACCCTGGAGCTTAAGCCACTGAGCACGCTGCAGCCTGGTGTGAACAGTGGCACCGTGGTCCTGGGAAAGGTGGTGTTCAGCCTGACCACAGAGGAGAAAGTCCCCTT CACGTTTGGCTTGGTAGATTCGGATGGTCCCTGCTATGCAGTGATGGTGTATAATGTGGTGCAGAGCTGGGGAGTGCTCATTGGGGACTCTGTAGCTATTCCTGAGCCCAACCTTCGGCATCATCAAATCCGGCACAAGGGAAAG GACTATTCCTTCTCCAGCGTGCGCGTGGAAACGCCTCTTCTGCTGGTGGTGAATGGAAAGCCACAGAACTCCAGCAGCCAAGCCTCTGCCACAGTAGCTTCAAGGCCACAGTGTGAATGA